The Deinococcus detaillensis genome includes the window AGTGTTAGTGGATGAATGGAGCAAAAAAGACACGCTCCATTAAATCAGGTGTGTGCAGAGCGAAAGGGTATGCGTTGCCTGAAAAGCCTCCCTGAGCAGGCTCAACCGTACCGGGAAGGCAAGGTACTCGTCACCACCCGTATCAATTTCGAGCAGCTCGTAGCCCCGTAAACGCAGCCAAGCTGCCGCTGCGATCAGCACCATCGGCACGCAAACACCCGACTGATGAGCCACCTGACTGACGAAGGGAGGTTCGCGCAGCCCCAGCGTGTGTGAGATGGCCTGTACTTGCCACTCCACCTCGTCCACAGCTTTCCAGTCCACCCGCAAGCAAAGCCACCAACGGCTCAAAACCGGATTGAGCCACCACTCCGGAGGATAGACTTCGGGGTAATCCTGAAGAGCAGCGGCCAAGCTATCAAGTTCGCTGCTGTATTCCGCGTCTTCGGGGCTCCGCCTTTGCCAGCGCTGCCTGACGGCTTGGCAGTGCGGCTCAGCCAACGGTGTCAGCAGCCGTTCCAGCAGTTCATCCACGCCGATTGAACCTTCAGCGCCCGGAGCGAATCACTTCGAACATGGCCCCACGCTCGGCCACTTTGAGGCGCGGACGGCCCGCCGCTTGACCTCCGGCGAGTTCGTGGGCTTCCAAGGTCAGGTGATCGCTCAGCGTCACCACGTCGACCTCCCTAGCGGCCAGCAAAGCGTCGATGGCTTCCCGGCTGCTTTCAGGAGCGGGCGTCAAAGTGCCGAGGTCGGCGAGCAAGGTGTTCACAGTTTCCACCGAGTCGGCTTTGTTGGTGCCGATCACGCCGCTGGGGCCGCGCTTAATCCAGCCGGAGGTGTATTCACCGCTGCGCCCCTCCACCCGGCCCGCCGTGTTGGGAATCACGCCGCGCTTGTCGTCAAACGGGACGCCGGGGAGCGCCACCCCCTGATAGCCCACGCTCCGCAGCACCATCTGCACGTCCAGGGTTTCAAATTCACCCGTGCCCACCGCGTTGCCCTCTTCGTCCAGCCGGTTTTTTTCGAGCTTAATGCCACCGACATGGCCCGCTGCGCCCTCCAGAAGTGCTGCGGGCGACACCAGAAAGCGCAGGTGAACTCTGCGGGGCTTGCCCGCCAGCGGCTTGGCGGCAAACCCGCGCAACACGTCCACATTACGCCGCACCACGTTGTCGGTGATGGCGGCGTAGTCCTCGTCACTCACAGCGATTTCTTCTGGAAGCACCACCACGTCCGCGCCCTCCAGCTCGCCGAATTCGCGCAGCTCTTTGGTGGTGAACTTGGCTTGCAGCGGGCCGCGCCGCGCCAGCAGGTAGACGTCTTTGACCTGCGAGTGTTCCAGCGCCGTCAGCGCGTGGGCGGCGATATCAGAAGTGTGCAGTTCGCCGGCAGTTTTAGCCAAAATGCGCGAGACGTCCAGCGCCACGTTACCCGCACCCACCACCGCCGCGCCAGCCGCGTGCAGCAGCATGGTGCGGGCGGCAGCGTCAGGGTGGCCGTTGTACCAAGCCACGAACTCGGTGGCGCTGAGGCTGCCCGTCAGGTCTTCGCCCGGCACCCTCAGCCGCCGATCTGACGACGCGCCCACCGTGTAAATGACGGCGTCGTAGTGCACCCTCAGGTCGTCCACGCTGAGGTCTTTACCGAGTTCGACGTTGCCCAAAAAACGCACCCGCGTGTCGCTCAGCACTTTCTGGAAGAGGGTGGTCACGCTCTTGATCTTGAGGTGGTCGGGAGCCACGCCGTAGCGCACCAAACCGTAAGGGGTGGGCAGGCGGTCAAAGACGTCCACCTCGGCGGGGACTTGGCTTTGCTTAATAAGCGCTTCAGCGGCGTAAATCCCGCTGGGGCCGCTGCCGATCACGGCGACGCGCAGCGGACGGGCAGGAGTGAAGATGGAAGAAGACATATCACCAGAGTCTACAAGACACGCTCAGCAAAAGCGTACGAAAGAAGCGTAAGCCGCCCCCCCCGACACGCTCTAGCCTTCTTCACACCGCGCCTTCAAAAATCCGCTAATCTGTAAGCTGATGCGCGTTTTCTGGTTGCTGGTGGCGGTGGCTCTGGCCGCTCTCTACTTCACGGTGGGGCTGCGGGCCGGCAGCTTGACCTTCACGCCGCTGTATCTGCTCAATGCCCAGGGCAAAAGCACTTACACCTTTCCCACCTATGACAGCGGCAAATTGGAGCTGACCGGCAGTTGCCAGGGCCAGAGCGGCAACGTCACTTTCCGGTTTTTGGCTCCCGACGGCACCGAACTCAGCGCGGTGCGCTGCCCGCCCGGCAATTTCAGTCTCAATCTCAGCGGCGCGGGCGATCCGGGAACCTTTACCCTCAGCGCCAATTATCAGCACTACACTGGAAAAGTAGAAGTCAACGCCGCACATTAGCGTGGTGTGGCCTCCCTCAGGCCCGCTTGCCTCTATACTGCTGCGCATGGACGATTTGCTCAAAGGACGCCTCGGCGGCGCGGATGGATACACCATCCGCTGCGCCATCGACGGCGATAAGATTGTGGGCCGTGCGGGCGGTAAGCTCAGCGGCAAGGACATTGAACTCGAAATCACCGAGCGCGGCGTGGCCGGAACGGTAGGCGACGAAAGCGTACTGATTGAGCTGCAAGACGGCGAGTTGCGCGGCAACGTGGGCAAAGAAAGCCTGACTCTACGCGGCGTTGACCGGGTCAGCGGCTACCTCGGTGCACCGATCGTCGGCTGGAACATCTCGGCCCAGCAAACCGGTGAGAAGCTCGAAGGCCGGCTCGGCAGCACCGTACTGGGGCGCGAATTCAGCTTCGATCTGGGCAGCGCTCCCGGTTGGGTGGGAACATTGGTGGCCGTCGTCGCCTTTTACGCTTTGGAGCCCCGCGCCAGCTTGAGCCACTAAAACCAAGCCAAAAAAGCCCGCGTCCGTAAATGGAGACGCGGGCTCTTTTTGGATCGTGGCATGCGAGTAAGCAGCAGGGGCCGTTTCCTTTGGGAGGCGGCTCCTGCTGCGCTGACTGTTACTGGTTGCTTCTCGGGTCGAGGACGTCTCTCAGACCGTCGCCGAACAAGTTAAAGCCCAGCACAGTGAGCAAAATGGCCAAGCCTGGAAAGATCATCGTCCAAGCCGCTTGGGTGTAGTATTCACGGCTGTCGGCCAGCATGGTGCCCCATTCGGGGGTCGGCGGCTGAGCGCCCAGCCCGATAAAGCCCAGTGCGGCGGCCTCGATGGTGGCCGTGGCGATGCTGAGCGCTCCCTGCACGATCAGCGGCGTCAGGCTGTTGGGCAGCACGTGCTTGAAGATGGTGCGGCCCTGCCCCGCGCCCAGAGCGCTGGCGGCCTGCACGAATTCGCGCTCGCGCACGCTCAGCACCACACTGCGGGCCAGGCGCAAGTAAATGGGAATTTGCACCACGCTCACAGCGATCATGGCGGTGGTCAGGCCGGGGCGGTTGGAGATGCTGACAATACCGATAGCCAGCAAAATACTCGGAAAGGCCAGCATCACGTCGCTGAAGTAGCCCAGCACCGTATCGATCCAGCCGCCGTAAAATCCGGCCAGCAAGCCCAATAAACTGCCCGTCACCAGCGCCAGCACCGTGGCGAAAATCCCGATCTGGAGGCTGACCCGTGCGCCGTGCAGCACCCGCGTGGCGATGTCGCGGCCCAGATTATCCGTGCCGAACGGATGCTTGAAATACTGAACCTTACCGCTGACGGCGTCGGTGTATTTCTCTTTGGTGTCATTGTCCCACAGCGCGGAAATGCTCGGCGGCGCGAGGCGGAAGCGGTAATCGATGTCGGTGGATGGGTCGTAAGGCTGCAAGACCGGCGCGAGCAGCGCGATCACCACAAAAAACAGCACGATCACGGCCCCGACTTTGCCGGGGGCGCTCTTCTTGAATCTGCGCCACAAGATGTTTTCCTGCTTTTTGCGCTTGGGAACGGCGGCGACAACAGTCATATTGCTTCTCCTGAGCGTGTTTTTCCTGCTTGGACGGCCTTCATCCGTACTGAATCCTCGGGTCAAGGAAAGCGTAACTGAGATCGACCAGCAAATTCACCAAACTGACGATCAGCGCCGCAAAAATGACCCCGCCCTGAATCACCGGATAATCGCGCAGCGCAATGGCGTCGTAAAGCCACGACCCCAATCCCGGCCACGAAAAGATGGTCTCGGTCAGCACCGCGCCGCCGAGGAGCGCTCCTATTTGCAGGCCCACCACCGTGACCACCGGCAGCAGCGCGTTGCGCAGCGCGTGCTTGAGCGTCACGCTGCGCGGGGGCAGACCCTTGGCACGCGCAGTCCGCACGTAGTCCTGGCCCAGCACCTCCAAGAGCGAGTTGCGGGTGATGCGGGCAGTGATCGCCATTGGAATGGTGCCCAGCGCGATAGACGGCAAGATCAGGTGGGTAAAGGCGTCCCAAGCGGCGGCAAATTGACCGCGCAGCAGGCCGTCTAGGACATCTAGGCCGGTGATCGGCACAATACTGTAACCGATACTCAGCCGCGCACTCGGCGGCAGCCAGCCCAGCACCACCGCAAAAAACCACGACAGCAGCAGCCCCAGCCAAAACACCGGCATGCTCACCCCCACCAAGCTGACGGTAGTGGCGAGGTTGTCCCAGGGCGTGTTGCGCCTCAGCGCGGCGACGATGCCGGCTGGCAGCCCGATCAGCAGCGCGAAGAGAATCGCGCCGATGGCCAGTTCGGCGGTGGCCGGAAAGCGCACCTTCAGCTCGCTGGCCACCGGAATCTGGCTCTTGATGCCGTTGCCGAGGTCGCCGCGCAGGAGTGCCCCCACATATTTGGGATACTGCGCGTCAAACAGGTGGGCAGGGTCTTTGTAATTGATGAACCAAGGCTGGTTCAGGCCAAGCTGCTCGCGCAACCGGGCTGAGGCTTCGGGGGTGGCCCGCTCGCCCAGCATCGCCACTGCCGGATCGCCGGGAATCGAGCGCACGAAGGCAAACACCACCACGCTGATGCCGATCATCACCAAGAGCGTTCGGAGGAGTCTGCGGATAAGGTAAGCGGCCAAGTCGGAACTCCTTTAGCACAAAAAGAAAGTGGGCTGTGATGTGCGGGAAAGCAAGCAGAGAGGACGGAGCCGCACCGGCGCTCCGCCCTCTCTCATCAAGCGTTACTTCCCAACGATAGAGATTTTGTTGAAAGCTTCGCTGCCCAAGGGGCTCGGGACCCAGCCCTTGACGTAGCTGCGCTCAGCGGCCAGCGGCTGGCTGTGCACGATCGGCAGGCGGTAGGCCGCTTTGTAGGTGATGTCGTGAATCTGCGAGTAGATCTTGGCTTTGGCAGCCTGACCCACAGCGGCGCGGCCCTGATCGAGCAGGGTGTTGAGTTCGGGCGACTTAAAGTTGATGTCGTTGGCGGCGCTCGGGCCGTAGTAAGCGGCGTAGAAGTTATCAGGATCGCCGTAATCGCCGGTCCAGCCGATCATGTACATATCGAAGCCCGGCTCTTTATTGCGGTCGTCGAGGTACTTGGCCCAGTCCTCAGTTTTGAGGTTAACTTTGATGCCGATGGCCGAGAGGTCGGCGGCCATCGCTTCGGCAATCGGTTTGGGATTGGGGAAGTAGGGGCGGCTGACCGGCATGTACCACAAGTCGAGGCTCACGCCGTTGGGGTAGCCTGCGTCGGCCAGCATCTTCTTGGCGGCGGCGGGGTCGTACTTGTAATCGGCGGGCACGTTCTTGGAGTTGGCCCAGCTCAGCACCGGCGGCAAAAAGCTGGCACTGGAAACACCCAGACCGTTCCAGAAGGCGTCCACGATGGCTTTTTTGTTGATGGCCATGCTGATGGCCTGACGCACCTTGTCGTTCTTGAGGTACTGGTTGGAGTTGTTGAGGCTCAGGAACCCGACATTGAAGCTGGGCTTGCGAACTGCCACCAAGGTCTTGTCGGAGGTGACTTGCTTGAGGCTGTCGGGCGACAGGTCGGCGGTGAAATCAATCGTGCCGGCCTTGAGTTCGTTGAGGCGCTGGCTGGCGTCTTTGATCGAGCGGATCACCAGTGTGTCGACTTTGGGTTTGGCACCCCAGTAAGCGGTGTTGGCCTTGAGGGTGACTCTGTCGCCGGTCTTCCACGACACGAAGCTGAACGGGCCGGTGCCGACCGGCGTGCTGGTGGGGGTGCCGTACTTGGCTCCGTCTTTTTTGATGGCCGCTGGCGAGGCGATTCCGAAGTAGCCCGCGCCGACCACCGAAGGCAGCACCGAGCTGGAGCCGGTCAGATCAAAGCGCACCGTGTAGTCGTTGACTTTGACGATGTCTTTGATGACGGCTCCCTTGTCGCCCTTGAAGCCGCCGAGGAGTTGCCCGACGATTTCGTAGGTACGGCCCTGATCGCGGTAGCCGTACTGGTTTTTGGGATCGAAGAAGCGCTGCCAGTTAAAGACCACCGCGTCGGCGTTAAATGGAGTGCCGTCTTGGAATTTGACGCCCTTACGCAGATTAAACGTCCACGAAGTCGCGTCGGCGTTGGCCTTCCACGAGGTCGCCAGACCCGGAATGGTGTCGGTGGTGCCGTCTTTGAAGTGAACGAGGGTGTCGTAGATCTGGTGCTGCACCAAAATCGAGATGCCGTCGGTGATGTTGCCGGACTCCAAGCTGACCGGGTCGCCGTTGTTGCCGTAGACCAGGGTGGCGGCTTGGGCGCTCATGCCCGCTGAGGCGGCCAGAAGGGCAGTTAAAAGAACGTTTTTCAGGGTACGGTTGTTTCGTTTCATGAATCCTCCAAAAGAATGTGAGTTGAGCGGTGAGCCGCACTATAGCGTGTGCGCTCCGTCTTTGCTCGCTGCTAGTCCTCGCCCAAGTAGGCTTTTCTGACGCTCTCGTCTTCGGCAATGTCCGACGCGTTGCCCGACAACTTGACTTCACCGGTTTGCAACACGTAGGCGTGCTTGGCCACCGAGAGCGCCATCTGGGCGTTTTGCTCCACCAGCAAGATGGTGGTTTTGCGCTTGGCGTTGAGTTCGACGATGATGTCGAAAATCGCTTCCACGAACAGCGGCGAGAGCCCCATGCTCGGCTCGTCGAGGAGCAGCAGCTTGGGATTGACCATCAGGGCGCGGGCAATCGCCAGCATCTGCTGTTCGCCGCCGGACATGGTGCCGCCAAGCTGGTTCTCGCGCTCTTTGAGGCGCGGGAAATAGGTAAAGCCTTCTTGGATGCGCTCCTCGACGACTTTACGGTCAGTGACGGTGTGCGCTCCGATCTCCAAGTTCTCGCGGACAGTCAGCTGCGGGAAAATGCGGCGACCTTCCGGCACGTGGCTCATACCCATCTGCATAATCTGGTGCGCCGGCATGCCCGAGATGTCTTTGCCCTGCATGGTGACGCTGCCCTGCTTGGGCTTGAGCATTCCGCTCACCGTGCGGAGTGTAGTGGTTTTGCCCGCGCCGTTGCCGCCGATCAGCGCCACGATTTCGCCGTCGGGCACCAGCACATCGATGCCCTTGAGGGCGTGAATGTGGCCGTAGTAGGTGTGAACGCCCTTCAGTTCAAGCATTCGCACTCCCTTTAATCACTTCTTCTTTGCCGTACTCGCCCGCCACCGCGCCGCGTCCCAAGTACGCTTCCATGACTTTGGGATTGTTGCGGATTTCATGCGGCAGCCCTTCGGCGATCTTGGTGCCGTAATCGAGCACGGTGATGTGTTCGCTCAGGGTCATGACCAAGCGCATATCGTGCTCGATCAGGCAAACGGTCACGCCCAGATCGTCACGGATGCGGCGAATCAGGCTTTTGAGTTCTTCGGTTTCGCGGGGGTTCATGCCTGCCGCCGGTTCGTCGAGCAGCACCAGTTTGGGACTGGTCGCTAGGGCGCGGGCGATTTCGAGCTTGCGCTGATCGCCGTAAGGCAAGTTGGTGGCCAGATCGTGCCGGAAACGGGCCAGACCGACAAACTCCAGCATCAAATTGGCCACGTCTTCGGCTTCTTTTTCCGATTCGTGAAAACGCTTGGTTCGCAGCAACGAATCGATGTAGGTGGCCTTGAGGCGCGAGTGACGGCCCACCATCACGTTTTCTTGGCTGTCCATCGAGGCGAACAGCCGGATGTTCTGAAAAGTGCGGGCGATGCCTGCCGCCGTAACCTGATCGGGCCGGAGGCCAACCAGATTTTCGCCGTCGAGATCCACCGTGCCGCTGGACGGCTCGTAGATGCCAGTGATCATGTTGAAGAACGTGGTTTTGCCTGCGCCGTTGGGGCCAATGACGCTGACGATGCTCTGGCGCGGAATTTCGAGATCGACGTTGTTGACCGCCGTCAGGCCGCCAAAGATTTTGGTCAGCCCTTTGATGCTCAAGATGTTGCCGGAAGCCGCCAACTTGCCGAGGTTGGGACGCGCAGCAGCCGTCATTGTGTACCTCCGCCGCGCTCGTCGTCGGCCCGGGTCGCCACGCCCGGCGAGTAGACTTCCGCCGCATTCTCGGGATTGAGTTCGCCCGCGATCGAGTCCTGCGGGGTCTGGTTATCGGTCGGGTCGTCGTCTTCGTGCATCATGCGGCGTTGCCGAACGCTGGGCAGCAGGCCCTCTGGCCTAAAGAGCATCATCGCCACCAAGATGCTACCGAACACTAGGCGCTGCAACTGAGCCGGATTAACCTGCGGCGGCAAATTCAGGCTAGCCGTAGCCTCACCCAAAGAAGGCAGCAAGCTGATGTTGAGAATGGTCACGACGGCAGCCCCCAAAATTACGCCGGGAATGCTGCCCAGGCCGCCGAGCACCACCATGCTCAGCACCGAGATGGACTGGTTGAGAATAAACGATTCGGGGCTGATAAAGCCCTGCTTGGCCGCAAAAATCACGCCCATGACGCCAGCAAAGCTCGCGCCGGTGGCAAAAGCGATCAGCTTGGTCTTCACCAGCGGAATGCCCATCGCCTGCGCGGCAATTTCGTCTTCGCGGATGGCGATCCAGGCCCGACCAATTTTGGAGCGGTCAAGCCGCATATTGGCCAGAATGATAATGGCGATGATCGCCAGCACCACGAAATACAGGAAAAACAAATTGTACTGTGCCGGTGAAAAGCCCAGCGCTCCAGCCAGAGAATTAAACCACGGCACCGAGGCCGAGCCGATGGGCGTGATGCCCTGCGAGCCATTGGAATAGGTGCTGAGGTTGTTGGCCAGCACCCGGATCACTTCGCCGAGGCCCAGCGTGATAATGGCCAGGTAATCGCCTTTGAGCTTAAGCACCGGCAAGCCGATCAGCACGCCGACGCTGGCCGCCGCCGCCACTGCCAAAATCAGAAACAGCCAGAAGAAATTGGGGTTGACGCCGCCCGCAAAGCCCGCCGCGTTGGCCGAAGCCAAAATGACGATGCCGCGCACCAACAAAGTCACGCCGGCTAGGAGCCCAAACGCCGCCAGCAAAAACGCCGCACTGGTCAGCGGTGGGCGTTTGCCCTTGACCCGGTTGATGGCCCGCAAGCTCAGCGCGGTAATGATGACCAGCACCAAGCCGCCCAGCGCCACCGTAGGGCCGTTGTTGCCGCCGTTGTCCTTGAAGTAAGTCAGGACTTTGCCGATCTGTCCGCTGCCGAAAATGCCCCAGGTGTACGCGCCCACCGCAAAGAAGGCGATATAGCCGAGGTCGAGCAGTCCGGCGAGCCCCACTACGATGTTGAGGCCCAGCGACAGCGCGGCAAAAATGCCGATTTGGATCGCCAAGTCCAGCACCGAGGTGTTGTCGCGCCCAGCCCAGGGCAAAATCAGAAACAGGCTCAGCCCACCGACCAGCAGTTTGGCCCAGAGGTGGGCTTTCCAGCGGTAAGCGAACAGCAAATTCGCCAAAAAGAGGGTCAGAACCAGCGAGGCGACCAAAGGGTTTTTGAGAAAATTGCTGACGACTGAGGGAAGGGCGGCCAGCCAATTTTGCTCCTGGCTCACCAACAAGAGGGCGCTGCTGATCACCGCGATGACGATCAGCCAAATGCTGCGGTCAGGCGCACTGATGGGCAGCTGCGAACCTGGACGGATGGCGGTCATACTGTCCCCGCGTTCATACTTTCTCCACATTGCTGCGGCCCAGCAGCCCGGTGGGTTTGAAGATCAGGATGAGTACCAGCACCAGAAAGCCGCCGATGCGCTGATACGACGAATCGATGACGCCGAGGTTGGCGATGCCCAGCGCGTCGCCGAGGATGTTGGTCACGCCGATGAGGTTCTGGATCACGCCCAGCACCAAGCCGCCCAGCACTGCGCCGGGAATCGAGCCGATACCGCCCAGCACGGCCGCCGTGAAAGCGATGATGCCCGGATCAAAGCCCGAGTACGCATTGACGGTGCCGAACTTGAGGCCGAACAGCACGCCGCTGACGCCGCCGAGCGCTCCGCCGATCAAAAAGGTCAGGCTGATGATGCCGTTGGCGTCAATGCCCATCAGGCCAGCCGTAACGCGGTCTTGAGCAACGGCGCGGATGGCGCGGCCCAGTTTGGTGAAGTTCACCAGGTAATTGAGGGCGGCCAGCGAGAGCAGCGCCACCAAGACCATCACAACTTCTTTGATCTGGAGACTGATGCCGATTTTGGCCAGCAGACTGCCGACGCCGGAGCAAGTGCTTTCAGGGCCGCAAAACGGAGTGCTGAAGCCCTGCGGCAACTGATACGTCAAATCGAAGCGCCCCTGAAAGCCTTCGATAATGCGGATCAAGTCTTGCAAGATCAGTGAAACCCCGATAGCGGTAATCAGCGGCACCAAACGGGGCGCGTTGCGCAGCGGGCGGTAAGCCAGGCGCTCGATGAGGACGTTGAGCCCGCCCGACGCCGCCATCGCCGCGACCAGCGCGATCAGAAGCTTGAGATACCCGTTAATGGGGTTGTCGGCCAGCACCCGGAAGATCTCGAAGCCCACCACTGCGCCGGTCACGAAGACTTCCGAGTGAGCGAAGTTGATGAGCTGCAAAACGCCGTACACCATGGTGTAGCCCAGCGCGATAATGGCGTAGACAAAGCCGAGCACCAAGCCGCTGATAATCACTCCGACCAAAAATGGCGCGAGTGTTGCAAAATCCAAGTGAGTTCCCCCTTTGCGGCGCACAGGCCGCTTCCACAGTCAGTTCAGCGTCAGGTTTGGTTACTCAAAAAAGGGGCCGGGCACATTGCCCAGCCCCTGTTGCGCGGCCTGTGTTGAAAAGCCGCGAAGCCTACAGGGTTTAGTTGACGGGAGACTTGACGTTGATGGTGGAATCGAGATTGAACTTGCCCGCGCTGATGTTCATGATGTACATCTTGGCGGCTTTGCGGTCGCCCATGCTGTTGAACTGCACCGTGCCGGAAAGCAGGCCGGTGGCGCGGACTTTACGCATGGCTGTTTCGACTTGCTCGCGGCTGGGGAGCTTGTTGCCGTTGTCTTTGGAAGCCAGCAAAATGCCCTGCAGCACCACTTTGGCCGCGTCGTAACCGAAGATACCGAAGCCCTGAATGTCCTTGCCGTAAGCCTTGCTGTACGCGTCGGCGACTTTCTTGGCGGCGGGGAGCGCGTCGGCAGGGGCCGCCACGGTGGTGTAGTAGACGTTGTCCGAGCCTTTACCGCCGATGGTGACCATCTGCTCGCTGTCGAGGCCGTCGCCGCCGACCAGCGGAACGGTGACGCCCGCTTCACGCAGCTGCTTGACGAACACGCCGACTTGGTTGTAGATGCCGCCGAAGTAGATGGCGTCAGGCTTGGTCAGCTTGATTTTCTGGATGATGGCCGAGAAATCGCTCTTTTCTTCGGTGCCTTCGTCGCCGGAAATCTTGGTGTTCTTGGCGAGCAGAGCCTTCTTGACTTCCGCCGTCAGACCTTCGCCGTAAGCGGTTTTGTCATTGAGGAGGTACACGCTCTTGGCTTTGAGCTTGGTCAACATGAAGTTGGCTCCGGCTGGGCCTTGGGCGTCGTCACGCGCCACGATGCGGTTCATGTTCTTGAGGCCGCGGTCGGTGACCTGGTTGGCGGTGTTGGCCGGGCTGACCATAGCCACGTGGCTGGGAGCCAAAGCGGCGCTGGAAGGAATCGCCACGCCGGAGTTGAGCGTGCCCACGACCGCCAGAATGCTGGTGTCGGCGGCAATTTTACGGGCGGCGGCGGTGCCGGTGGCAGGATCGGCTTGATCATCGTAGCCAGTCAGGCTGAGATCGTAGCCGAGTTTTTTGAACTGGGGGACGTATTCGTTGACGGCGAGCTGAGCGCCGTTCTTGATTTGCGAGCCGAGGTCGGACTGGCCGCCGGAGAGCGGGGAGAGGCTGGCGATCTTGAGAGAGGTTTGGGCGCTGGCCGAACCTAAAGCCAAGCTACCGATCAACGTCAGGGCAAGAATACTGGTTTTTTTCATAAGCCTCCAAGTGCCGTCAAAGCGGCAACAGGTTAAGTGGGAACTGGGGACAGTGTATGAGGTACTTAATGCG containing:
- a CDS encoding DUF6630 family protein, which translates into the protein MDELLERLLTPLAEPHCQAVRQRWQRRSPEDAEYSSELDSLAAALQDYPEVYPPEWWLNPVLSRWWLCLRVDWKAVDEVEWQVQAISHTLGLREPPFVSQVAHQSGVCVPMVLIAAAAWLRLRGYELLEIDTGGDEYLAFPVRLSLLREAFQATHTLSLCTHLI
- a CDS encoding FAD-dependent oxidoreductase; protein product: MSSSIFTPARPLRVAVIGSGPSGIYAAEALIKQSQVPAEVDVFDRLPTPYGLVRYGVAPDHLKIKSVTTLFQKVLSDTRVRFLGNVELGKDLSVDDLRVHYDAVIYTVGASSDRRLRVPGEDLTGSLSATEFVAWYNGHPDAAARTMLLHAAGAAVVGAGNVALDVSRILAKTAGELHTSDIAAHALTALEHSQVKDVYLLARRGPLQAKFTTKELREFGELEGADVVVLPEEIAVSDEDYAAITDNVVRRNVDVLRGFAAKPLAGKPRRVHLRFLVSPAALLEGAAGHVGGIKLEKNRLDEEGNAVGTGEFETLDVQMVLRSVGYQGVALPGVPFDDKRGVIPNTAGRVEGRSGEYTSGWIKRGPSGVIGTNKADSVETVNTLLADLGTLTPAPESSREAIDALLAAREVDVVTLSDHLTLEAHELAGGQAAGRPRLKVAERGAMFEVIRSGR
- a CDS encoding ABC transporter permease, with amino-acid sequence MTVVAAVPKRKKQENILWRRFKKSAPGKVGAVIVLFFVVIALLAPVLQPYDPSTDIDYRFRLAPPSISALWDNDTKEKYTDAVSGKVQYFKHPFGTDNLGRDIATRVLHGARVSLQIGIFATVLALVTGSLLGLLAGFYGGWIDTVLGYFSDVMLAFPSILLAIGIVSISNRPGLTTAMIAVSVVQIPIYLRLARSVVLSVREREFVQAASALGAGQGRTIFKHVLPNSLTPLIVQGALSIATATIEAAALGFIGLGAQPPTPEWGTMLADSREYYTQAAWTMIFPGLAILLTVLGFNLFGDGLRDVLDPRSNQ
- a CDS encoding ABC transporter permease — its product is MAAYLIRRLLRTLLVMIGISVVVFAFVRSIPGDPAVAMLGERATPEASARLREQLGLNQPWFINYKDPAHLFDAQYPKYVGALLRGDLGNGIKSQIPVASELKVRFPATAELAIGAILFALLIGLPAGIVAALRRNTPWDNLATTVSLVGVSMPVFWLGLLLSWFFAVVLGWLPPSARLSIGYSIVPITGLDVLDGLLRGQFAAAWDAFTHLILPSIALGTIPMAITARITRNSLLEVLGQDYVRTARAKGLPPRSVTLKHALRNALLPVVTVVGLQIGALLGGAVLTETIFSWPGLGSWLYDAIALRDYPVIQGGVIFAALIVSLVNLLVDLSYAFLDPRIQYG
- a CDS encoding ABC transporter substrate-binding protein, whose protein sequence is MKRNNRTLKNVLLTALLAASAGMSAQAATLVYGNNGDPVSLESGNITDGISILVQHQIYDTLVHFKDGTTDTIPGLATSWKANADATSWTFNLRKGVKFQDGTPFNADAVVFNWQRFFDPKNQYGYRDQGRTYEIVGQLLGGFKGDKGAVIKDIVKVNDYTVRFDLTGSSSVLPSVVGAGYFGIASPAAIKKDGAKYGTPTSTPVGTGPFSFVSWKTGDRVTLKANTAYWGAKPKVDTLVIRSIKDASQRLNELKAGTIDFTADLSPDSLKQVTSDKTLVAVRKPSFNVGFLSLNNSNQYLKNDKVRQAISMAINKKAIVDAFWNGLGVSSASFLPPVLSWANSKNVPADYKYDPAAAKKMLADAGYPNGVSLDLWYMPVSRPYFPNPKPIAEAMAADLSAIGIKVNLKTEDWAKYLDDRNKEPGFDMYMIGWTGDYGDPDNFYAAYYGPSAANDINFKSPELNTLLDQGRAAVGQAAKAKIYSQIHDITYKAAYRLPIVHSQPLAAERSYVKGWVPSPLGSEAFNKISIVGK
- a CDS encoding ABC transporter ATP-binding protein; translated protein: MLELKGVHTYYGHIHALKGIDVLVPDGEIVALIGGNGAGKTTTLRTVSGMLKPKQGSVTMQGKDISGMPAHQIMQMGMSHVPEGRRIFPQLTVRENLEIGAHTVTDRKVVEERIQEGFTYFPRLKERENQLGGTMSGGEQQMLAIARALMVNPKLLLLDEPSMGLSPLFVEAIFDIIVELNAKRKTTILLVEQNAQMALSVAKHAYVLQTGEVKLSGNASDIAEDESVRKAYLGED
- a CDS encoding ABC transporter ATP-binding protein, with product MTAAARPNLGKLAASGNILSIKGLTKIFGGLTAVNNVDLEIPRQSIVSVIGPNGAGKTTFFNMITGIYEPSSGTVDLDGENLVGLRPDQVTAAGIARTFQNIRLFASMDSQENVMVGRHSRLKATYIDSLLRTKRFHESEKEAEDVANLMLEFVGLARFRHDLATNLPYGDQRKLEIARALATSPKLVLLDEPAAGMNPRETEELKSLIRRIRDDLGVTVCLIEHDMRLVMTLSEHITVLDYGTKIAEGLPHEIRNNPKVMEAYLGRGAVAGEYGKEEVIKGSANA
- a CDS encoding branched-chain amino acid ABC transporter permease, which translates into the protein MTAIRPGSQLPISAPDRSIWLIVIAVISSALLLVSQEQNWLAALPSVVSNFLKNPLVASLVLTLFLANLLFAYRWKAHLWAKLLVGGLSLFLILPWAGRDNTSVLDLAIQIGIFAALSLGLNIVVGLAGLLDLGYIAFFAVGAYTWGIFGSGQIGKVLTYFKDNGGNNGPTVALGGLVLVIITALSLRAINRVKGKRPPLTSAAFLLAAFGLLAGVTLLVRGIVILASANAAGFAGGVNPNFFWLFLILAVAAAASVGVLIGLPVLKLKGDYLAIITLGLGEVIRVLANNLSTYSNGSQGITPIGSASVPWFNSLAGALGFSPAQYNLFFLYFVVLAIIAIIILANMRLDRSKIGRAWIAIREDEIAAQAMGIPLVKTKLIAFATGASFAGVMGVIFAAKQGFISPESFILNQSISVLSMVVLGGLGSIPGVILGAAVVTILNISLLPSLGEATASLNLPPQVNPAQLQRLVFGSILVAMMLFRPEGLLPSVRQRRMMHEDDDPTDNQTPQDSIAGELNPENAAEVYSPGVATRADDERGGGTQ